Below is a window of Cottoperca gobio chromosome 12, fCotGob3.1, whole genome shotgun sequence DNA.
CAGTGGTAGAAGGATTAGTGGTGAAAGTAATAGTAGtagaaacattaacatttttatattctGGAGTTAAAAACCAAGCAAAAATAAACTCCACTTGGTAGTTCTGCTAACACTCACAGCAGCATTAGTAACAAAGTAGTACTGGTGGTATTAATGTACCTTGATGGAAGCGAGGAAACGGTCCAggatgctaacagctaacaccaGGGTTTCTGGGTAAAGCTTCAGTCTGCTGTGCAGTTCCATCAACCAGCGCACGGCTTCATCCCGATGGGCAGAGGAGACGTCTGTATCCTACAACGTACAGCAAACAGCAAGCTTAGCAACAACATCAAGCGAGGCCTAAGGGAAGCGTTGTACCATTGACACACTTGTTGTTGTCCATTCGTCATAGATCTCATCTAACCTCTTCATGTTGTTCTCAAAGTGCACCACATTGATACATTTAACTTTGAAAAGTATAAAATGTTCATGCGCCACCCACCATAGTCTCTCAAAATCAATTATGATCTGTGACCAAGCAATGAGTATTATTCATGCGAGACAGATGCAGGATGTGGGATTGCTACTGTCCCTACCACATGGACGTTTATTTTGACAAATAGTTTTGGCCATGTAGTGTACCTACTATACTTAAGAGATCAAATTTACGTGACGATGTATTACCATGACTAGTACTGCAGTGCAAGTGTATTTGTACATTCCCATCAGCATTCAGCAGACAACAGACTTTATGTCTCATGTATTTGCCACAGGGGGTGAAGGCGTAACAATGAAACCAGAAAGAACAACACCCCTCCAGGCAGAAAGAAATCCTGTGACAAGTCTGTCAAATATGTATCTGCAGAAACTAAATGTACCAGAACTTCCATCTACAGCGAGAGGGCCGACCGGGGCCATGACCTGACAGAGCAAGTTCAACTGAAGTTGGTGACCAAGCCAACAGGTTCATCTGAGGACCATACGGCTGATTAGCCTCTAAGATATCtggaaatataatattttacgATTCTAATTAAATAAGTTATCAATAACTCGCTTTAACATTTGAGGGAAAAACATCCATTTAATAAACACTGGTCATTTAAAACTAAGTGACATATTACTAATATTTAATTAGACAAAAAACTGAGCTGACACTTAAGCtaagtaaaaatgtgttgtcttttaaaagAGTCTGGTGATGGATGTGATGAAACAAAGCGTTTGTGTCAGTGACTTTACATTAACGCACATCTTTGTGACCTTCCTCATAATCCCTACTGTGATCCTGCTGAGTCAGCATTcacaacaaatattatttattattattatcaactcTTCTTTGATTCCTTCCACATTTTTCAATGTAGAAACTCTATTCTAACATCAAAACGTTCAGCTCAATTAAGACATGCACACTATTACTTTTCTCATTCATAACTTTCAGAATCCCCTAAATATTGTCATACAGGGTTAATGCAGTTGTAATAACtaacattaattattaatacacCTGTGCCAGTGGTATATTGTCAAAGGGTACGCCCATGCCTGATCTCCTTAAACCTTGTACTCCAATCAGGACTCTGCTCTCAGAGTTCAGGGCTCCTGTCTGTCCCCAGAGGGAAAAACAAGTCAGCAGGCAAAAGGGCTTTTTCCTGTCCCCTTCTTTTTTACACCCCCTTCTCATGGAGTAACCTCCCCATGGGCAGCAGACAGTCTGTccgtccccccccccaaccccttcaaaataaaagccccaTGGAGTAACTGTATCTTAACAGGAAGCATAGGATGAGGCTTGTATCTATAAATGAAAGGCCTCAACTCTCACTGCATGTTAACAGGAAACAAGGACTGGGccttgtttttcaaaataaaatccccaGAAGGTAGCTATCTTAAAAGGGAACTCAGAAAGAGGctgtgtttttcaaaataaacccCCAAAGAGTGACTGTATCCCAACAGGAAGCTGAGGATGAGgcatatttttcaaaataaaggcattGAATGTTAACAGGAACCCTACAAAGTCCccgtttttcaaaataaaaacccCAGAAGGTAACTGTATCCTAACAGAGGACTATTCATACTGCTTCAGctgctttttcattcattttcaacttttattttcaaatggtAAAATTGTTCACATCAGGAGTTTTATACAACTTTCAAACATTATGGGTATTAACTTTTCACTGACATTCATACTAATTAAGCCCATTCCCACTTATTAAACTATTTCTACTACTTCACCTTCTCCAAACACAATAAACCTTAGAAAACTTAATGTAgcattatctttaaaaaaaaaaacttaaatattccATATCTTTTATAAACTATTGGTATTATTCAACTTTTCAATGACATTCATACGTATCAAACTGATCCCCACTCGTTCTACTATTTCTGTATATTAAACTGTGTTACAGGTTTCCGAAAACAAATCAATTTGTGTTGAGTATTTTCTATTCTGTCGCTGTTTGTGGCAAATCATGGCAGCGGCAGCTAGAACTGGCACTTCCGGTGGCAAGCTCAGCTGCCACGATTTGAGGTTGCTCTTTCTCCAAAAAACATGCACCACACTACTAAAAGAAGTCGGTTATGCAGCGTTAAAGCTGTTATCATGGATACTGTTGCTCGAGTCAAACGGTATAGATGCAACCTTTCTATTCAAAGGTAGAATTATTGGCCCAAGTTTGCTTTTGTGTCAATGTTGAGATGTATTTTGTCATTGAATCTATGCATCAGTTCATGAAGGGAGACACTTAGAGGTAAATCCTCACCTGTGAGGAGGTCTTCTTTGGCATGTAGACCTTCCACATCTTGGCTTCCCTAGAGGCGGCCTTTTCCAGAAGAAAAGACAGCCTCTGGCGTCCCCAGGGTTCGAAGAACTTCATTCTTTCCCCTGGTTGAGCCTACCTCCCCGCTGGATACAGCTACCTGCACAGTGACACATCAGAACATCACATTCTCTAACAGACTCATTTAGCTTCGCTGTCACAAGGACCAATGCAGGAAATCTTTGCTGCCAAAAGCAATAACCCTCCACAGAGCAGACAACTCTCAGCTTCATAGTTTCTTTCTTAACCAGACTccactgtgtttttctcttttaataaCCCTGCACACTTTGCACATCTTTAAACTCACACTCTACCtcactgcatttaaataaatataataataactactTTGCACAATTGTCTAATGTACATAGTATGGCTAtcctatgtttatattttaattgtagtTGTTTGGTAAATTATAGTGTATTCTAACttatcttttttatattgtgtactCTTTAGATACTctatagatttatatatttctagtgttgatatgtatatatttacagtgcATTTTTTTTACTCCAGTGTAATACCTGATAACTTGCGTCTGCTGCCCCAatttgggatcaataaagtacatctatatatctatctatctagatatcaATCTACCAATCTATCATACTCAAACTCACAAAGCTTGATTTATAGTTCAGACAAACAATGTCTATAACACATTAGGGAATGAGAACAGACTGAGGTGTGAATGACAGTGTAATGTAGGATGTTTTCATGGACAATATTTATTGAAGGTCAACTGAAGTGGTGAAAAGATAATGTGATCTCTATTTACAGACCCTTGTCACAGTTGCTTGCATATGTAAACAAGTTGTGCCCTGCAAGTCAGAGTAATATGTTCCCTTACAGactgattttaaatattttttagaggcatataaatactaaatactactTTCACAAGAAACAAGCAAACGGAACAAAGTAGGGGTGGGCACGTGTACATAGTGGCGTTAGAGGTTTTGTTTATACTGTTGTTACTACCCCGTTAATATATGTGGGTGTACCAGCTCATGCAAAGCCTTTATCAGGGATTTTGTGCAAATGTGATGAAGGTGTTTAATTTGGATTTTCCTGTCGGATTATTTGAACTATTTACGATTCCCAATAGATTTCCCAGAAAATGCATTATATCAAGACATATATTAATACTGGGATATAAAATTACATACGGGGATACTATCAtaaaggaaagtgaaaagtaatACATAGAATTTAAGTtttgggaaaacattttttttcttctatctATGCAATAATGGAACAAACTGAGCATGTAAAGCTAGCTGACAACACTCGAAGGAAACCTTGTggtcatgtttgtttattctgGGCATTTAAGATACTGAAGGTCCAGTAAACAGTTCTCAGTTGGTTCAATCAGACCCCAAACAAACCGTTGTAACGTTACACATAAGAACACACTTTGTTAGCATAAAGGTAACGTTACATAACAGCAAACTGACCAAACTATACATAGCTTTGACTGTAGCCAATGCTAACTGTAACGTTTGTCCAATACTGAATCAGACTACTTTTGTCGGGAACTACCTCCTCCGGCAGGTCCAGAAGCAGGTGCATTACCAAGCGTTTTCTTCCATTATCAACCTGAATACGACTACTCCCTGGAACGGAGCCTAGCGTCCCTGCGGAGTCAATAGCTGACGTGACGTCGCGCACAAATTCGTACGTATCtaacaaataaatgttgaaaacgTTGGGCAGTATGGTGTCATGTAAAGGAGTTGGTGCGCGTTTACAGCGACGACTGTGCTAACTATACAATAGGGACATTTAAATGGCTGACTCCAACCCAGTAAGTAGACGGAGCCCAAAGCCTTACCTCCCCTGCGAAGCGGAGAAAACCACAGTTGGATTTCATCCGGTCCACTCAATTCAAGGATAAATATAGGGGTGAAATCGGGGACCCGTTCTTTAGTTTAATCGTCCATCTTGGCGTCCATGGTGCTACGTGTTGGAGAAAGGggtttttgtaaaaaatatataaaaataatagaCCGATACGTCTTCTTCCGAAGAGGGAACtgggggaagagagaagaactcagGCTCCGCCCACCTACAGACGTACGGTAGCGCAAAACAATGTTACCCTCTGTGGAATCTTCCCATTATATTAAGGTTAGCTATATGAAAATACAGTTCATAGCTACTTTAAATGGAAAGTTTATAGTGAGCCTAATGTACTTCACGATATATTCGGTGACAACCTTTAAACTCCAACAAAGGGTTTATTATGAGTTTATTTtgtatacatacaatacaatattcaTATTTGTTAGTATTTTATGTGATATTATACTTAACTAACAAAAACATACAGCATATAAAGAACAACAAGAGTCGGGAATGGCTCAAATGACAAGACAAAGcatatgtatgttttattatttttatggcactcaaaatgcattttcaaacCCACCCACCAAAGGAATCCACTTTTagcgcacatacacacagatacggTAATCATAAgtctaaaaaacaataatagctgtcagtttacttttgaatgGTCATCAGGTAGTTTGTCCAAGGAATTCCCCTTGTGTggtaacaaaaaaaactttcactttctgtttgtttctctggcAATTTGATGTAGGCCAAGGTATGGTTAGTTTACAAAATGTCAAGTTTATGGTGGATATTTCTCTAATTTTAACTATGGTGTATGATTTGTTTACCGTACTTACATTTGGAGATGTGATGGTTCCTCAATAAATCGGAACGCCTACATTTCTGCTCAAATTTGAAGACATTATTTCACTTTGAGAGATTATGACACTGTGTTGTTAGCACTGCAACACGCCCACAGCCAGAGTGTGAACCATTTTCAATATTCATAGAcgttatatattacatttatcatAAAGTTGGTTGGAGACAATAAAAACAGTCAAAAGACACTACGTAATGCTAAGATTGCGTCAGGAATGTACAGCCGTGAGCCAATCACAATATCCCATTTTGGGCGGACTATTTGAACGTATCAAAATGCGGCTGACTGATTGGTCAAGGGAAACATCATTCGGCGAAGGATCGTGTCCTGTAATAGAGCCAGTGACATTTATCGGTGAATTGAAGATTGATTATCGATCGCAAGTACATTCCTCTTGACGATAATGTTAGAAATTAAGTCAAAACTATAccaaaatatgtatgtatgtcttaATTTATTCCGTTAAACCCGAAAGGAGGTACATTATATTCTACACACAAACCGTTGATTGGTTTCTGCCGTGTGACGTCAGTAAGTGGGCGTAAGCGTTATGAACATCAACAAAAGAGAAcaagagaaaggagaaagaagagagaagacgaGAAGGTCTAACGGTATACGTTACAGCAGAAGATAACCAATATGTGGATTTAACTTGCAATAACAGGTAGAGTAAACCTTTAAGATATATTGAAATTATACTGATATTACACAGACTACTCGATCTACATTTGCCTTTCTGCTAGCAACTAACTCGAAAGAGTAGAGAAGGAAAAACGGATTGAAGTGAACGGTAGACAATGGGATCTCCATTTAGCTATACTATTAATAAACAGAAGTTTATGATTGTAGAAAATGTAATCACtagtctgtttttcttctgcatATAATCGCACAATTttgaaataattatattaacaaTCTCTGTAAGGAAATATTGGCATTTATGGTGAGTGTTTCCTTGTTATGATAGtggtttaaaaatacaaattatattaaaatgttattacattcGTTTACACGTACGATATACTTCACTTCCTCCagccaaatgtgtttttcttctcgtCTGTTGTTATTGCTGTCCCCCGGATCCGTGTCCTGCCTCAAGCAGAGCTTTTTAACACGGTTGTATTCGCAAAGATAAACCAGCAGAAGGACATTTTGATCGGTTTGGTACATTAACATCGAGCTATAATCTATAAAACACTCGGTCTCGTTTGGTAATGGTGTGTAACAGTATAGTTTGAAAGACCTTTAAGGTTTCAGGAATGAAAAAGCAGCCCCTCCCCCGCTCCTAAAGGAGGATTTAAAACATTAGCTagctgtggttgttgttgttagcgTTCGTGGTTGTCCCCTCAAAACGATAAAAGGATTTCCAGCCTGCTAgttaatgtttgtgtatgtgtttgaggTTGTTTAGTAACAGACTAAATCTAGgaaaattagttgtttttcGGTCAGAGGACAGATAAGGCGTCTACTAGAGGAAAGCTGACACCGGAGCCCAGCTGAGGGAAGTGGGCTGGGCTCTGAGCTGTGACCGCTGGGGCTCAGAGCAAATGTAGGCCAATGATCTACACAGCATCGTAATGATACAACAAAGATATCGCAAATTACTAAACCATTGTTTCCCCAACCATGGTTAAATGATGGAATTATAACATCTGCCCAGGTTTTTGATAATAATCCATATTCTAATtttttattatacaattttCTAATAGCCATGAAACCAAACATGTCTatgctgttgtgtttcaggCTGTCTCCAATTGTGTCTTATTACTTGGAATATCGATTATTTTCATCAGAGATCAAACAATACTTTTTACAATTGGTAAATGAATTGTTTGGGCTACAAATGTGAAAAGATAGAGAGCCCGGCATGACGTTTCTTCAGATGTATTTACAGCAGTTAtcaaaaatgttctttcttctattttttGGGGTAAATTAATATTGTGATAGAAACATTAACTAGTAGACTTACCAGATAATCATTGTTCTGcagagaagaacaaaagtacTTTAAAGGAGTGTTGTATAAGACACTACAAAAATGTACTTGAACGATTGAGAATTGATTTGGATTGCAGTTGTGATTggcatgtttaaatattttggaCTGGTTAGATAACTCTTTGACATGAATACTTGGTTATGTTTTGGAGCTGAACCTAGGTGCTTTCCTGTTTTGCAGAAAATAAGAGATTATTTCCTCCAGTGCCAGCCAAGACATGGATGCCTTCAAGCTGATGAAGGAGCTGAGGGTGAATTATGAGCAGGAGGCTTATTATCTCCCTAAAGAGACAGGGCTGAGTCTCATCGAATCCACAGCAGaggtgagaaaaataaaagatcatTATTCCACAGACTCAGAAATTACTTGAAGTTCAAATAAGTTACTTTGATTTTTGATTGACCTGTTGTTTATTCTTAAAGTCTattgaaagtaaaacataatgACATTGAACCGCTTTTCTAGTATGACTAGCAGGCCTCCTCTCTGGCAACATGTGAGTAATCAGCAGTGTGTGGCAGATAAAGCAGGTTAATGAGCAGCACGTCTTTTGTTTTCCAGGATGACAGTCGGATCTCGGCCAAGTGCAGAGATGCCAAAGTGGAGGACCTGTGGAGTCTGACCAGCTTCTTCGGTTACAGCACGCAGACATTTGTCCTGGCTGTTAACCTACTGGACAGATTCCTGGCCATGATTAGGGTACGAGATACTCACTCACACCTGATAGGAACACACGTAGGCCACTCTagctttctttttaaacatggcCTGGTGACATCATTTGGCTGCTTATGATGTTTGTTAAAGCTGGAAACCTCTCCAGCAGATGTAGCAGTAAAGATAAAACAATGATAGTCTCATTCATTTGGTTGAAGAATTCCGCTTGAAGttattatgatatactatataataactatatattacaggatttataaaaaacaaaatatatatattcctgtTTACTTGCATCGTACTTCCTTAATCAGTTTGTTActgaataataaatcaaatgagagTAGAAGTATTTTGTTGctgattttaataataaattactTAATAAGAACATTTTCACAACCAGCCCTTTCCAAACAGTTTCTTACTCGTGTGTCGTCCACCTCAGATCCAGCCGAAGCACCTATCCTGCGTGAGCGTCAGCTGCCTCCACATGGCGGCCAAAGTGACGGAGGAGGAGTGCAACCTGACGCCCACAGTGGAGCTCATCCGCATCGGACAGTGCAGGTTCACCGTGTCCGACCTCTGCCGCATGGAGAAGATCGTTGCAGAGAAGCTCAACTTCAAGTCCAAAGCCATCACTGCCTTAACCTTTCTGGACTTGTACCACCAGATTGCACTTTCACACTCCGCAGACAGGTGAGACTCATCGACAGGGAATTGTGTGCaacttaaaggaacactttacccacaaatgttcatttgtttatGAAGTACTCGCctcgtgttaccttgaattctagaagcaaactttgtttttaagcCTTCAAGTTGAGCGAAGAATCCAAAActggagaaaagtcttgatgacaAAACACGTGTATTttcactatttaaaacacttctgcataAACAGTCTCAGGTATAAAAAGCTACTCGTccaaactgttttaaatattaCGACAGGGAGCATaagactggataaatgagactggGACTGGACTGCGTTGTGTGAGAGATTTAAAAGGTTGATAAATTCATTAAGACTTCATCGTGGAGGCATGCgaaaacatttttgaataaaATATCCAATTCAAGATAACACGGGTGAATAATTgatatttaaatgatcattttgtgggtgaagtattcttTTAATATCCTGTAAAGTTTACATTCCCGCTGATGCTTCTCCAAATCAgtcatttttagttttattggTTTCAGTTCATTTCTATGAAAATATACTTGCAGAGAATTGAAACTTGTTGGAGatacataataatgataatcaaATGTGTCCTCTGCATCAGCACGTTTTTCTGAATATGACATGTTTGCAGCCCTTGTTGAGATGTGAAACAAAGAGTTCAGATCGCTGTGTAAACACAAAGCTATGAGTTGATAGGAGCTTCTCCACATCACTGCAGTTCCACTTGATGCATCAGCCATCAGTGTCTGACTGAAGTGCACATACAGTTTAAatcatcttttgttttctttgtgtgtgaacAGAAAGGAGATTCTGAGCCTGGAGAAATTGGAAGCTCAACTCAAAGCCTGTCTGTGCCGGATCTCCTTCTCTAAAGCAAAGGTAGGAAC
It encodes the following:
- the ccng2 gene encoding cyclin-G2, with translation MDAFKLMKELRVNYEQEAYYLPKETGLSLIESTAEDDSRISAKCRDAKVEDLWSLTSFFGYSTQTFVLAVNLLDRFLAMIRIQPKHLSCVSVSCLHMAAKVTEEECNLTPTVELIRIGQCRFTVSDLCRMEKIVAEKLNFKSKAITALTFLDLYHQIALSHSADRKEILSLEKLEAQLKACLCRISFSKAKPSVLALSLLRQEIESVQSEDMLEIAYHIQRHLKITDIELLLWSERVALCLSDYASPECSKPNHRKLQWIVSRRTAQNLHSHRTVPELPTIPEDCWDESESDDSCEDVMSSGEESLSSSLGSDAEGPFFPLHLRQKHLHA